Proteins co-encoded in one Ziziphus jujuba cultivar Dongzao chromosome 9, ASM3175591v1 genomic window:
- the LOC107427406 gene encoding uncharacterized protein LOC107427406 isoform X2 has translation MMNKRARTTIGKAVVDVWKREVGELSTRNFAHRLGASQDLVLRLDVYRKLEKHRGCVNTVSFNADGAILVSGSDDKRVILWNWETGQVKLSFQSGHNNNVFQAKIMPYTDDRSIITCAADGQVRHAQILERGQVKTSLLGKHQGRAHKLAIEPGSPHIFYTCGEDGMVQHFDLRSGTATELFTCQPIGDRRNYMPVIQLNAIAIDPRNPNLFAVGGLDEYTRVYDIRKYKWDGSSEFGQPANYFCPPHLIGDERVGITGLAFSEQSELLVSYNDECIYLFTRDMGLGPNPVPSSPMSMGSDASEIGGDYQSAASSLAMDADEKVAPQAYKGHRNCETVKGVNFLGPRCEYVVSGSDCGRIFIWRKKGGELIRVMEADKHVVNCIESHPHTMVLASSGIETDIKIWTPRALERAKLPAKIEQQKPKARGWMYHLSSPQDLMLQLFSLQRRRTSPERGGEEDSAAGRELLELILTYNANSDGSSDDGGDTASQEDLFC, from the exons atgatgaacaaGAGGGCTCGTACCACCATCGGAAAAGCCGTCGTCGATGTTTGGAAGAGGGAAGTCGGCGAACTCTCCACCAGGAATTTCGCTCACCGCCTCGGTGCCTCCCAG GATCTTGTCCTCAGACTTGATGTCTACAGAAAGCTTGAAAAGCACAGAGGATGTGTCAACACTGTAAGCTTCAATGCAGATGGTGCCATTTTGGTATCAGGCTCTGATGACAAGCGGGTTATACTCTGGAACTGGGAAACTGGGCAAGTGAAGCTTTCATTTCAATCAGGTCATAACAACAACGTTTTTCAAGCAAAGATTATGCCTTACACGGATGATCGAAGCATTATCACCTGTGCTGCTGATGGACAG GTGAGGCATGCTCAGATTCTGGAGCGTGGACAAGTGAAAACTTCGCTATTGGGCAAACATCAGGGACGGGCTCATAAGTTGGCTATTGAGCCTGGGAGCCCTCATATTTTTTATACTTGTGGTGAAGATGGAATGGTGCAGCAT TTTGATCTGAGAAGTGGGACTGCCACAGAGCTTTTCACATGCCAACCTATTGGTGATAGGAGGAATTACATGCCAGTCATCCAGCTAAATGCCATTGCAATTGATCCTAGAAACCCAAATCTCTTTGCAGTTGGAGGTTTGGATGAGTATACTAGAGTTTACGATATCCGCAAGTATAAGTGGGATGGATCATCAGAGTTTGGTCAACCTGCAAACTATTTTTGCCCTCCACACTTGATTGGTGATGAACGAGTTGGAATTACAGGTTTAGCTTTCTCAGAACAGAGCGAGCTTCTTGTCTCATACAATGATGAGTGCATCTACCTTTTTACCAGGGATATGGGTTTGGGACCTAATCCAGTTCCATCCTCTCCAATGTCTATGGGCAGTGATGCAAGTGAAATTGGAGGTGATTATCAGTCTGCAGCATCTTCTTTGGCAATGGATGCAGATGAAAAAGTTGCTCCTCAAGCTTACAAGGGGCACAGGAACTGTGAGACAGTGAAAGGTGTGAACTTTCTTGGGCCTAGATGTGAGTATGTGGTGAGTGGGTCTGATTGTGGTAGAATATTCATTTGGAGGAAAAAGGGTGGGGAGCTCATTCGTGTAATGGAAGCGGATAAGCATGTGGTGAACTGCATCGAGTCTCATCCGCATACGATGGTGCTTGCAAGCAGTGGAATTGAAACTGATATCAAGATTTGGACACCAAGGGCCCTTGAGAGAGCTAAACTACCAGCAAAGATTGAACAg CAGAAACCCAAGGCTAGGGGCTGGATGTACCATTTGTCCTCACCGCAAGATCTGATGTTGCAACTTTTTTCGTTGCAAAGGCGGAGAACAAGTCCAGAGCGTGGTGGAGAGGAGGACTCAGCTGCGGGCCGGGAACTTTTAGAGCTGATATTGACGTACAATGCCAATAGTGATGGTTCTTCAGATGATGGAGGGGATACAGCCAGTCAAGAGGACTTGTTTTGTTGA
- the LOC107427406 gene encoding uncharacterized protein LOC107427406 isoform X1: MMNKRARTTIGKAVVDVWKREVGELSTRNFAHRLGASQDLVLRLDVYRKLEKHRGCVNTVSFNADGAILVSGSDDKRVILWNWETGQVKLSFQSGHNNNVFQAKIMPYTDDRSIITCAADGQVRHAQILERGQVKTSLLGKHQGRAHKLAIEPGSPHIFYTCGEDGMVQHFDLRSGTATELFTCQPIGDRRNYMPVIQLNAIAIDPRNPNLFAVGGLDEYTRVYDIRKYKWDGSSEFGQPANYFCPPHLIGDERVGITGLAFSEQSELLVSYNDECIYLFTRDMGLGPNPVPSSPMSMGSDASEIGGDYQSAASSLAMDADEKVAPQAYKGHRNCETVKGVNFLGPRCEYVVSGSDCGRIFIWRKKGGELIRVMEADKHVVNCIESHPHTMVLASSGIETDIKIWTPRALERAKLPAKIEQVQPDGIHWFASSDDDDSDYFYDDMIFYGDDDDDDDDDDDDDDDEEDDSCYDDDEEDDSCIDDDDGDDDDENEDDNEDNSDKDADDEL, encoded by the exons atgatgaacaaGAGGGCTCGTACCACCATCGGAAAAGCCGTCGTCGATGTTTGGAAGAGGGAAGTCGGCGAACTCTCCACCAGGAATTTCGCTCACCGCCTCGGTGCCTCCCAG GATCTTGTCCTCAGACTTGATGTCTACAGAAAGCTTGAAAAGCACAGAGGATGTGTCAACACTGTAAGCTTCAATGCAGATGGTGCCATTTTGGTATCAGGCTCTGATGACAAGCGGGTTATACTCTGGAACTGGGAAACTGGGCAAGTGAAGCTTTCATTTCAATCAGGTCATAACAACAACGTTTTTCAAGCAAAGATTATGCCTTACACGGATGATCGAAGCATTATCACCTGTGCTGCTGATGGACAG GTGAGGCATGCTCAGATTCTGGAGCGTGGACAAGTGAAAACTTCGCTATTGGGCAAACATCAGGGACGGGCTCATAAGTTGGCTATTGAGCCTGGGAGCCCTCATATTTTTTATACTTGTGGTGAAGATGGAATGGTGCAGCAT TTTGATCTGAGAAGTGGGACTGCCACAGAGCTTTTCACATGCCAACCTATTGGTGATAGGAGGAATTACATGCCAGTCATCCAGCTAAATGCCATTGCAATTGATCCTAGAAACCCAAATCTCTTTGCAGTTGGAGGTTTGGATGAGTATACTAGAGTTTACGATATCCGCAAGTATAAGTGGGATGGATCATCAGAGTTTGGTCAACCTGCAAACTATTTTTGCCCTCCACACTTGATTGGTGATGAACGAGTTGGAATTACAGGTTTAGCTTTCTCAGAACAGAGCGAGCTTCTTGTCTCATACAATGATGAGTGCATCTACCTTTTTACCAGGGATATGGGTTTGGGACCTAATCCAGTTCCATCCTCTCCAATGTCTATGGGCAGTGATGCAAGTGAAATTGGAGGTGATTATCAGTCTGCAGCATCTTCTTTGGCAATGGATGCAGATGAAAAAGTTGCTCCTCAAGCTTACAAGGGGCACAGGAACTGTGAGACAGTGAAAGGTGTGAACTTTCTTGGGCCTAGATGTGAGTATGTGGTGAGTGGGTCTGATTGTGGTAGAATATTCATTTGGAGGAAAAAGGGTGGGGAGCTCATTCGTGTAATGGAAGCGGATAAGCATGTGGTGAACTGCATCGAGTCTCATCCGCATACGATGGTGCTTGCAAGCAGTGGAATTGAAACTGATATCAAGATTTGGACACCAAGGGCCCTTGAGAGAGCTAAACTACCAGCAAAGATTGAACAg GTTCAACCCGATGGAATTCATTGGTTCGCAAGTAGTGACGATGATGATAGTGATTACTTTTACGATGATATGATTTtttatggtgatgatgatgatgatgatgacgacgatGACGATGACGATGACGATGAGGAGGATGATAGTTGTTATGATGACGATGAGGAGGATGATAGTTGTATTGATGACGACGACGGTGATGATGACGATGAGAATGAGGATGATAATGAAGATAACTCTGACAAAGATGCTGATGATGAACTCTGA
- the LOC107427406 gene encoding uncharacterized protein LOC107427406 isoform X3 — protein MMNKRARTTIGKAVVDVWKREVGELSTRNFAHRLGASQDLVLRLDVYRKLEKHRGCVNTVSFNADGAILVSGSDDKRVILWNWETGQVKLSFQSGHNNNVFQAKIMPYTDDRSIITCAADGQVRHAQILERGQVKTSLLGKHQGRAHKLAIEPGSPHIFYTCGEDGMVQHFDLRSGTATELFTCQPIGDRRNYMPVIQLNAIAIDPRNPNLFAVGGLDEYTRVYDIRKYKWDGSSEFGQPANYFCPPHLIGDERVGITGLAFSEQSELLVSYNDECIYLFTRDMGLGPNPVPSSPMSMGSDASEIGGDYQSAASSLAMDADEKVAPQAYKGHRNCETVKGVNFLGPRCEYVVSGSDCGRIFIWRKKGGELIRVMEADKHVVNCIESHPHTMVLASSGIETDIKIWTPRALERAKLPAKIEQKPKARGWMYHLSSPQDLMLQLFSLQRRRTSPERGGEEDSAAGRELLELILTYNANSDGSSDDGGDTASQEDLFC, from the exons atgatgaacaaGAGGGCTCGTACCACCATCGGAAAAGCCGTCGTCGATGTTTGGAAGAGGGAAGTCGGCGAACTCTCCACCAGGAATTTCGCTCACCGCCTCGGTGCCTCCCAG GATCTTGTCCTCAGACTTGATGTCTACAGAAAGCTTGAAAAGCACAGAGGATGTGTCAACACTGTAAGCTTCAATGCAGATGGTGCCATTTTGGTATCAGGCTCTGATGACAAGCGGGTTATACTCTGGAACTGGGAAACTGGGCAAGTGAAGCTTTCATTTCAATCAGGTCATAACAACAACGTTTTTCAAGCAAAGATTATGCCTTACACGGATGATCGAAGCATTATCACCTGTGCTGCTGATGGACAG GTGAGGCATGCTCAGATTCTGGAGCGTGGACAAGTGAAAACTTCGCTATTGGGCAAACATCAGGGACGGGCTCATAAGTTGGCTATTGAGCCTGGGAGCCCTCATATTTTTTATACTTGTGGTGAAGATGGAATGGTGCAGCAT TTTGATCTGAGAAGTGGGACTGCCACAGAGCTTTTCACATGCCAACCTATTGGTGATAGGAGGAATTACATGCCAGTCATCCAGCTAAATGCCATTGCAATTGATCCTAGAAACCCAAATCTCTTTGCAGTTGGAGGTTTGGATGAGTATACTAGAGTTTACGATATCCGCAAGTATAAGTGGGATGGATCATCAGAGTTTGGTCAACCTGCAAACTATTTTTGCCCTCCACACTTGATTGGTGATGAACGAGTTGGAATTACAGGTTTAGCTTTCTCAGAACAGAGCGAGCTTCTTGTCTCATACAATGATGAGTGCATCTACCTTTTTACCAGGGATATGGGTTTGGGACCTAATCCAGTTCCATCCTCTCCAATGTCTATGGGCAGTGATGCAAGTGAAATTGGAGGTGATTATCAGTCTGCAGCATCTTCTTTGGCAATGGATGCAGATGAAAAAGTTGCTCCTCAAGCTTACAAGGGGCACAGGAACTGTGAGACAGTGAAAGGTGTGAACTTTCTTGGGCCTAGATGTGAGTATGTGGTGAGTGGGTCTGATTGTGGTAGAATATTCATTTGGAGGAAAAAGGGTGGGGAGCTCATTCGTGTAATGGAAGCGGATAAGCATGTGGTGAACTGCATCGAGTCTCATCCGCATACGATGGTGCTTGCAAGCAGTGGAATTGAAACTGATATCAAGATTTGGACACCAAGGGCCCTTGAGAGAGCTAAACTACCAGCAAAGATTGAACAg AAACCCAAGGCTAGGGGCTGGATGTACCATTTGTCCTCACCGCAAGATCTGATGTTGCAACTTTTTTCGTTGCAAAGGCGGAGAACAAGTCCAGAGCGTGGTGGAGAGGAGGACTCAGCTGCGGGCCGGGAACTTTTAGAGCTGATATTGACGTACAATGCCAATAGTGATGGTTCTTCAGATGATGGAGGGGATACAGCCAGTCAAGAGGACTTGTTTTGTTGA
- the LOC107427406 gene encoding uncharacterized protein LOC107427406 isoform X4, protein MDLVLRLDVYRKLEKHRGCVNTVSFNADGAILVSGSDDKRVILWNWETGQVKLSFQSGHNNNVFQAKIMPYTDDRSIITCAADGQVRHAQILERGQVKTSLLGKHQGRAHKLAIEPGSPHIFYTCGEDGMVQHFDLRSGTATELFTCQPIGDRRNYMPVIQLNAIAIDPRNPNLFAVGGLDEYTRVYDIRKYKWDGSSEFGQPANYFCPPHLIGDERVGITGLAFSEQSELLVSYNDECIYLFTRDMGLGPNPVPSSPMSMGSDASEIGGDYQSAASSLAMDADEKVAPQAYKGHRNCETVKGVNFLGPRCEYVVSGSDCGRIFIWRKKGGELIRVMEADKHVVNCIESHPHTMVLASSGIETDIKIWTPRALERAKLPAKIEQVQPDGIHWFASSDDDDSDYFYDDMIFYGDDDDDDDDDDDDDDDEEDDSCYDDDEEDDSCIDDDDGDDDDENEDDNEDNSDKDADDEL, encoded by the exons ATG GATCTTGTCCTCAGACTTGATGTCTACAGAAAGCTTGAAAAGCACAGAGGATGTGTCAACACTGTAAGCTTCAATGCAGATGGTGCCATTTTGGTATCAGGCTCTGATGACAAGCGGGTTATACTCTGGAACTGGGAAACTGGGCAAGTGAAGCTTTCATTTCAATCAGGTCATAACAACAACGTTTTTCAAGCAAAGATTATGCCTTACACGGATGATCGAAGCATTATCACCTGTGCTGCTGATGGACAG GTGAGGCATGCTCAGATTCTGGAGCGTGGACAAGTGAAAACTTCGCTATTGGGCAAACATCAGGGACGGGCTCATAAGTTGGCTATTGAGCCTGGGAGCCCTCATATTTTTTATACTTGTGGTGAAGATGGAATGGTGCAGCAT TTTGATCTGAGAAGTGGGACTGCCACAGAGCTTTTCACATGCCAACCTATTGGTGATAGGAGGAATTACATGCCAGTCATCCAGCTAAATGCCATTGCAATTGATCCTAGAAACCCAAATCTCTTTGCAGTTGGAGGTTTGGATGAGTATACTAGAGTTTACGATATCCGCAAGTATAAGTGGGATGGATCATCAGAGTTTGGTCAACCTGCAAACTATTTTTGCCCTCCACACTTGATTGGTGATGAACGAGTTGGAATTACAGGTTTAGCTTTCTCAGAACAGAGCGAGCTTCTTGTCTCATACAATGATGAGTGCATCTACCTTTTTACCAGGGATATGGGTTTGGGACCTAATCCAGTTCCATCCTCTCCAATGTCTATGGGCAGTGATGCAAGTGAAATTGGAGGTGATTATCAGTCTGCAGCATCTTCTTTGGCAATGGATGCAGATGAAAAAGTTGCTCCTCAAGCTTACAAGGGGCACAGGAACTGTGAGACAGTGAAAGGTGTGAACTTTCTTGGGCCTAGATGTGAGTATGTGGTGAGTGGGTCTGATTGTGGTAGAATATTCATTTGGAGGAAAAAGGGTGGGGAGCTCATTCGTGTAATGGAAGCGGATAAGCATGTGGTGAACTGCATCGAGTCTCATCCGCATACGATGGTGCTTGCAAGCAGTGGAATTGAAACTGATATCAAGATTTGGACACCAAGGGCCCTTGAGAGAGCTAAACTACCAGCAAAGATTGAACAg GTTCAACCCGATGGAATTCATTGGTTCGCAAGTAGTGACGATGATGATAGTGATTACTTTTACGATGATATGATTTtttatggtgatgatgatgatgatgatgacgacgatGACGATGACGATGACGATGAGGAGGATGATAGTTGTTATGATGACGATGAGGAGGATGATAGTTGTATTGATGACGACGACGGTGATGATGACGATGAGAATGAGGATGATAATGAAGATAACTCTGACAAAGATGCTGATGATGAACTCTGA